Proteins from a genomic interval of Sphingopyxis sp. QXT-31:
- a CDS encoding carboxymuconolactone decarboxylase family protein: MNRLNWSEVAPAGAKALYGVHHYVTTSTALPEELIHLVFLRVSQINGCAHCIDLHTRDLLKTMPIDKIALLPVWHEVPHLFPDQYRAALAWAEEVTRVSETHASDEAYSAAAEAFEPKDLVDLTIAIAAMNAFNRLGAPFRLPVAVKP, encoded by the coding sequence ATGAACCGGTTGAATTGGTCCGAAGTGGCTCCCGCTGGAGCGAAGGCGCTCTACGGTGTGCACCATTATGTCACCACCAGCACGGCCCTGCCTGAAGAACTGATTCACCTCGTCTTCCTCCGCGTCTCGCAGATCAACGGATGCGCTCACTGCATCGATCTGCATACCCGGGACCTTCTCAAGACCATGCCGATCGACAAGATCGCGCTGCTTCCGGTGTGGCATGAAGTCCCGCATCTGTTCCCAGACCAATATCGCGCGGCTTTGGCCTGGGCGGAGGAAGTCACGCGTGTCAGCGAGACCCACGCTTCCGACGAGGCCTATTCAGCAGCAGCCGAGGCATTCGAGCCGAAAGACCTCGTGGACCTGACGATCGCGATTGCGGCGATGAACGCCTTCAACAGGCTTGGCGCACCATTCCGTCTTCCGGTTGCGGTCAAGCCCTGA
- a CDS encoding glycine zipper 2TM domain-containing protein: MKEYIAAAVLAALAVPAGPALADPPPWAPAHGKRAKDRGLYDGYGRYYEPRRISHNDRIWRSKDGRYHCRRENGTTGLIIGAAVGALVGRELDGGRDRTVGTIIGAAGGGLLGRAIDRGELKCR; the protein is encoded by the coding sequence ATGAAAGAATATATCGCCGCTGCGGTCCTCGCTGCGCTCGCCGTTCCCGCCGGCCCGGCGCTGGCGGATCCGCCGCCCTGGGCGCCGGCGCACGGCAAGCGCGCCAAGGATCGTGGCCTCTATGACGGATATGGGCGCTATTACGAGCCTCGCCGCATTTCGCACAATGATCGCATTTGGCGCAGCAAGGATGGCCGCTACCACTGCCGCCGCGAGAATGGCACGACCGGATTGATCATTGGCGCCGCCGTCGGTGCGCTCGTCGGGCGCGAACTCGATGGCGGGCGTGATCGCACGGTCGGCACGATCATCGGCGCAGCCGGCGGCGGGCTGCTCGGGCGGGCTATCGATCGCGGTGAACTGAAATGCCGCTGA
- the sciP gene encoding CtrA inhibitor SciP — protein sequence MLEFTTRPTSVAGPVGPLTIDDLPSPTADYWVARRKAELLAAIDGGLIGLADACARYRLSGEELESWRRTIDRAGIAGLRVTKARRLRDQTVE from the coding sequence GTGCTCGAATTCACGACAAGGCCGACGTCGGTCGCCGGACCGGTCGGACCGTTGACAATCGACGATCTGCCATCACCGACGGCAGATTATTGGGTCGCGCGCCGCAAGGCGGAGTTGCTTGCCGCAATCGATGGCGGACTGATCGGGCTGGCCGACGCCTGTGCAAGATACCGCCTCAGCGGCGAAGAACTGGAATCGTGGCGCCGCACTATCGACCGGGCGGGCATAGCCGGGCTGCGCGTGACGAAGGCACGTCGCCTGCGGGATCAGACCGTCGAATAG